The following proteins are co-located in the Diorhabda carinulata isolate Delta chromosome 4, icDioCari1.1, whole genome shotgun sequence genome:
- the LOC130892379 gene encoding zinc finger protein 660-like, whose product MSEHVYSSDIVSGYGQAQYHKPQNENQSYFTYSPSLLNTFSPNTNYINNICTNTPTQNVIRNQNSCLNYQDQVDMPNWDNRILPDLEKVIKLPDMIEISSKDLSPVSYCSNIDFLVPELYKTVSKDMNLYKYENQSYYNQNNIAQRNYDYPSCVQYDKSAKYSTLKSYDEPLLKSCSFNTENNFLENEFNTKSVNQKTTNYDTYYDYNTYNYYDRVQENALPIQSDLFSSTNIHFDGIINNIDQQTEDSNVDSDIVVEESDDEQASCEDPDKGDPYSKMNKCLICNVTYKPFGIQFYFLTTKSPLTMSSQVPVIYKIIELVGKISTTRNYLCSECLGLLNTIDHLQIKVDTFNTEFIAKYKKTCIDNSNEYTQKSFVKMADYKNHKITHSTDKKYACTKCENSYKSLYNLRFHMKSHNKELPYVCPICKKGFMRKEYFEAHVNKHNGIKKYGCTVCQKKFPSQKNLDSHMKIHENLKKLPCNICGKLLPSEYKLKDHIRIHTNLKEFECDQCDLKFNLRDSLRKHVRKKHEIIK is encoded by the exons ATGAGTGAACATGTATATTCGTCCGACATTGTTTCTGGATATGGACAAGCTCAATATCATAAACcacaaaatgaaaatcaatCTTATTTCACATATTCTCCTTCACTTTTGAACACATTTTCTCCTAATactaattatatcaataatatatgtACAAATACACCTACACAAAATGTTATTCGCAATCAGAATAGTTGTCTGAATTATCAAGATCAAGTGGATATGCCAAATTGGGACAACAGAATATTACCGGACTTggaaaaagttattaaattacCAGATATGATTGAAATATCCAGTAAAGATTTGAGCCCTGTCAGTTATTGCAGTAATATCGACTTTTTAGTACCTGAACTGTATAAAACAGTAAGTAAGGATATGAATTTATATAAGTATGAAAATCAAAGTTACTATAACCAAAATAACATCGCTCAAAGGAATTATGATTATCCGTCTTGTGTTCAATATGATAAATCTGCGAAATATTCCACTCTGAAAAGCTATGACGAACCTTTATTAAAAAGTTGTAGTTTTAATACAGAgaacaattttttggaaaacgaaTTTAATACCAAAAGTGTAAATCAGAAAACCACAAACTATGATACATATTACgattataatacatataattattatgataGAGTTCAAGAAAATGCGTTACCAATACAAAGTGATTTATTTAGTAgtacaaacattcattttgatgggataatcaataatattgatCAACAAACTGAAGATTCGAATGTTGATAGTGATATCGTAGTTGAAGAATCCGATGACGAACAAGCCAGTTGCGAAGATCCTGATAAGGGAGATCCgtattcaaagatgaataagtgCCTTATATGTAATGTAACTTACAAACCGTTTGGaatccaattttattttttaactactAAAAGTCCACTTACAATGTCTTCACAAGTGcctgttatttataaaattatagaacTAGTAGGGAAAATAAGTACTACAAGAAACTATTTGTGTAGTGAGTGTTTGGGACTTTTGAACACAATCGATCATTTACAAATTAAAGTTGATACTTTTAACACagaatttattgcaaaatacaaaaaaacctGCATTGATAACAGTAACGAATATAcacaaaaaa GTTTTGTAAAAATGGCAGATTACAAGAACCATAAAATAACACACAGTACCGACAAGAAATATGCATGTACAAAATGCGAAAACAGTTACAAGAGTCTGTACAACTTGAGATTCCACATGAAAAGCCACAATAAAGAATTACCGTATGTGTGTCCTATTTGCAAAAAGGGTTTTAtgagaaaagaatattttgaagcaCATGTCAACAAACATAATGGTATTAAGAAATATGGATGCACTGTGTGTCAAAAAAAATTCCCATCTCAGAAAAATCTGGATTCTCATATGAAAATccacgaaaatttgaaaaaattgccaTGTAATATTTGCGGGAAACTATTGCCGAGTGAATATAAATTGAAAGATCATATTAGGATACATACAAATTTGAAGGAATTCGAATGTGATCAGTgtgatttgaaatttaatttaagagATTCGTTGCGAAAACATGTTcgtaaaaaacatgaaataatcaagtga